The Hydra vulgaris chromosome 11, alternate assembly HydraT2T_AEP genome contains a region encoding:
- the LOC136087582 gene encoding uncharacterized protein LOC136087582, translated as MLSIFTFLKEAPEQRATTIKCSVIRQIEERQEMLITLKKKVRLEGDARLLMETRKKIRTGTSKEGVPKFLGKRVKHKMVDDDGKDLWYSGLVVSVLDDNEFDEDCEFQILYNGHEDKYNIELVKERRTKCAVAEEKADGYLEDVVQKMAEEKADGYLEDVVNVVFDTVQI; from the coding sequence ATGCTatctatttttacatttttaaaagaagctCCAGAACAACGCGCAACTACAATAAAATGTTCAGTTATCAGACAGATTGAAGAAAGACAAGAAatgttaataacattaaaaaaaaaagtcagattaGAGGGTGACGCTAGGTTATTAATggaaactagaaaaaaaataagaacaggCACATCAAAGGAAGGGGTTCCAAAGTTTTTAGGAAAAAGAGTTAAACATAAAATGGTAGATGATGATGGCAAGGATTTATGGTATTCAGGGCTTGTTGTAAGTGTTCTAGATGACAATGAATTTGATGAAGACTGCGAGTTTCAGATACTATACAATGGGCATGaagataaatataatattgagCTGGTCAAAGAGCGGAGGACGAAATGTGCTGTGGCAGAGGAAAAGGCTGATGGTTATCTGGAGGACGTTGTTCAAAAAATGGCAGAGGAAAAGGCTGATGGTTATCTGGAGGACGTTGTTAATGTTGTCTTTGACACagtgcaaatttaa